A window from Vigna angularis cultivar LongXiaoDou No.4 chromosome 7, ASM1680809v1, whole genome shotgun sequence encodes these proteins:
- the LOC108337492 gene encoding U-box domain-containing protein 21: MVLSWTKGRVFRRARKGKELSSGSDLEIEIAIPTHFRCPVTLDMMKDPVTMSTGITYDRDSIEKWIESGNRTCPVTKTELNSFEMIPNHSIRRMIQDWCVEHRSYGIERIPTPRIPVSPYEVADTCTKILSAAQHGDENKCVELVRKIKAWGKESERNKRCIVVNGAALALANAFNIFSRGVVEKNVVVLDEILGALTWMRPLSEDGRSVLGSVSSIGCMVWFMNGKQLATRQNAALLLKEMRVEALVKCEGVLEALVNMVKEPAGSASSKACLSTIFKLVNSSMSNRGRSCERLVELGLVSVLLEVLVDAEKGVCEKALGVLDCLCDSKQGLQMAKSNALTLPVVIKKLLRVSELSSSFAVSVLWKVCDKTEEETLVEALQIGVFHKLLVLLQVGCAEGTKEKATELLKSLNGCRSKAECVDSSLDFKHLKKPF, translated from the coding sequence ATGGTGTTGTCGTGGACCAAAGGGAGAGTGTTCCGGCGTGCTCGGAAGGGGAAAGAGTTGAGTTCCGGTAGCGATTTGGAGATAGAGATTGCGATCCCCACCCACTTCCGGTGCCCGGTAACCTTGGACATGATGAAAGACCCCGTGACGATGTCCACGGGGATAACCTACGACAGAGACAGCATCGAAAAGTGGATCGAGTCCGGGAACCGCACCTGCCCGGTTACGAAGACGGAGTTGAACAGCTTCGAGATGATCCCGAACCACTCCATTAGGAGGATGATTCAGGATTGGTGCGTGGAGCACCGTTCCTACGGGATCGAACGGATCCCCACTCCTCGGATCCCGGTGTCTCCGTACGAGGTTGCTGACACGTGTACGAAGATCCTGTCGGCGGCGCAGCACGGGGACGAGAACAAGTGTGTGGAGTTGGTGAGGAAGATTAAGGCGTGGGGGAAGGAGAGTGAGAGGAACAAGAGGTGCATAGTGGTCAACGGTGCTGCTCTAGCACTGGCTAATGCGTTTAACATTTTCTCACGTGGGGTGGTTGAGAAGAACGTGGTTGTGTTGGATGAGATTCTGGGGGCCTTGACGTGGATGCGTCCTCTTTCCGAAGATGGTAGATCCGTGTTGGGGTCAGTGAGTTCTATTGGTTGCATGGTTTGGTTCATGAATGGTAAACAATTGGCGACAAGGCAGAACGCTGCTTTGTTGCTGAAGGAAATGCGTGTTGAGGCGTTGGTGAAATGTGAAGGGGTTTTGGAAGCTTTGGTTAACATGGTTAAGGAGCCAGCTGGTAGTGCTTCCTCAAAGGCATGTTTATCAACGATTTTTAAGTTGGTTAATTCATCAATGAGTAATAGGGGTAGGAGTTGCGAGAGATTGGTGGAGTTGGGTTTGGTTTCGGTGTTGTTGGAGGTTCTTGTTGATGCGGAGAAAGGGGTGTGTGAGAAGGCTTTGGGGGTATTGGATTGTCTTTGTGATTCTAAACAAGGGTTGCAAATGGCTAAAAGTAATGCTTTGACTTTGCCTGTTGTGATTAAGAAGCTTTTGAGGGTGTCTGAGTTGAGTTCCAGCTTTGCTGTTTCGGTTCTTTGGAAGGTTTGTGACAAGACAGAAGAAGAGACGTTGGTCGAGGCTCTTCAAATTGGAGTATTTCATAAACTCCTTGTTTTGTTGCAAGTGGGTTGTGCTGAGGGCACCAAAGAGAAAGCTACGGAGTTGTTGAAATCATTGAATGGTTGCAGGAGCAAAGCTGAGTGTGTGGACTCCTCCTTGGATTTCAAGCACTTGAAGAAACCCTTCTAA